A region from the Desulfurobacterium pacificum genome encodes:
- a CDS encoding flagellar biosynthetic protein FliR: MEFFDYHRFSVFLLVLLRMAGFFMAFPFFSTVFIPVNVRILLVVAFSFYVSAFVNSVPSNFTFDNVSLVAFLLLVVKEVLLGAFLSLVAMIFYGVVIYAAELISYLMGLTVVNMFDPTFGMVSVIGRFFIFLFYVVFFVSGAYKVFIAALVESFRVVPVGGFSLGEPVFEFFLKKTVLIFSMGFQLAFPFLITLFLTNLILALINRLIPQINVFIVGLPFQIFVGLFALFLGFFVVVYYFVNLSEYMNAALMEILKIWSR, translated from the coding sequence ATGGAATTCTTTGACTATCACCGCTTTTCTGTTTTTCTTTTGGTTCTTTTGCGTATGGCAGGTTTCTTTATGGCTTTTCCGTTTTTCTCAACGGTTTTTATACCTGTGAACGTTAGGATACTTCTGGTAGTTGCCTTTTCCTTTTACGTTTCTGCTTTTGTTAACTCTGTTCCTTCCAACTTTACTTTTGATAACGTTTCTTTGGTAGCTTTTTTGCTGCTTGTTGTTAAGGAAGTTCTCTTGGGGGCTTTTCTATCTTTGGTGGCTATGATTTTTTACGGCGTTGTGATTTATGCTGCTGAGTTGATAAGCTATTTGATGGGCTTGACGGTTGTTAACATGTTTGACCCCACGTTTGGAATGGTTTCTGTTATCGGTAGGTTTTTTATATTTTTGTTCTACGTTGTGTTTTTCGTTTCTGGGGCGTATAAGGTGTTTATTGCAGCGCTTGTTGAGAGTTTTAGGGTTGTGCCGGTGGGGGGATTTTCGTTGGGAGAACCAGTTTTTGAATTTTTCCTGAAGAAAACGGTGCTGATTTTCTCTATGGGATTTCAGCTTGCTTTTCCGTTTCTTATAACGCTTTTTCTTACAAACCTAATTCTTGCGCTTATTAACAGGCTTATTCCTCAAATAAACGTGTTCATAGTGGGTTTGCCGTTTCAGATTTTTGTAGGTTTATTTGCGCTTTTTTTGGGCTTTTTTGTCGTTGTTTATTATTTTGTTAACCTGTCTGAATATATGAATGCAGCGTTGATGGAGATTTTGAAAATCTGGAGTAGATAA
- the fliO gene encoding flagellar biosynthetic protein FliO: MTLFEGQVVKFLLTSFFAIFLLIAVYYLINKFNFYLPRAGKSRYIKLLEVLPVGKDFYLALVEVGEDRLLLAFTNSSVKLIKEFKVKDGDSDS, from the coding sequence TTGACCTTGTTTGAAGGGCAGGTTGTTAAGTTTCTTTTAACTTCCTTTTTTGCCATTTTTCTCTTGATTGCTGTTTACTATCTGATTAACAAATTTAACTTTTACTTACCGAGAGCGGGGAAAAGCCGCTATATCAAACTTCTTGAAGTTTTACCTGTCGGGAAGGATTTCTATTTAGCTCTTGTTGAAGTAGGCGAAGATAGACTTCTGTTAGCTTTTACCAATTCATCGGTAAAATTGATAAAGGAATTCAAGGTGAAAGATGGCGATAGCGACAGTTAA
- a CDS encoding flagellar hook assembly protein FlgD, whose amino-acid sequence MAIDGINENIFYSSDQEPKVVDANYDNSQMSQSDFLKVLLTDLQWQDPLQAEDISDFINNTVKLREMEVLDKFETSVDSFVSSIQSQTLFYASSFIGKTVEYEGNQTYVKDGKGYASFVLSQPADLVKVTVYDSSGNVVEEKTFNNLQAEQEYPIEIDNPALPDGYYTVDVEAYNGNDKVDVTVNSYAYVKEVKKEDDGKVYVITDVSSIPLDKIVGVGG is encoded by the coding sequence ATGGCTATAGATGGGATTAATGAAAATATTTTTTATTCTTCAGACCAAGAACCTAAAGTGGTTGATGCCAACTATGATAATTCCCAAATGTCACAGTCTGATTTCTTAAAGGTTCTTCTTACCGACCTCCAGTGGCAGGACCCCTTACAGGCGGAAGATATCAGTGATTTTATTAACAATACTGTCAAATTGCGCGAAATGGAGGTTCTTGATAAGTTTGAAACATCTGTGGACAGTTTTGTTTCTTCTATCCAGTCGCAAACGCTGTTTTACGCTTCTTCTTTTATAGGAAAGACAGTGGAGTATGAGGGGAACCAAACTTATGTAAAAGATGGAAAGGGATACGCTTCTTTTGTTTTATCCCAACCTGCCGATTTAGTTAAGGTTACTGTTTACGATTCTTCCGGTAACGTTGTGGAAGAGAAAACCTTTAACAACCTTCAGGCTGAACAGGAATATCCGATAGAGATAGACAACCCTGCGCTTCCTGATGGCTACTATACCGTTGATGTAGAAGCTTACAATGGAAATGATAAAGTTGATGTAACGGTTAATAGTTATGCCTATGTAAAAGAAGTGAAAAAGGAAGATGATGGAAAAGTTTATGTTATTACGGATGTCTCATCAATTCCTCTTGATAAAATTGTTGGGGTAGGAGGTTAA
- a CDS encoding flagellar hook protein FlgE: MLQSFYTAFTGLTADKTWLSVISDNIANVNTIGYKAERAVFEDLLARSLTTFKNGAPVNQEIGGGTYVAATVKDFSQGTFMNTNNPLDLALDGEGFFMVKDSAGVTYYTRNGEFRLDANGDLINMQGMKVQGWMLDENGNLAGAIGNINVPMDMNPKSTTYVAFDEPSNLDSRAAFIVDNPNTADVDESIFNPANSLTYNYVNAVTVYDSLGNPHELDYYFIHKQDTSGNAYWLVYASLDGKPVEIPKDGSNYAFLKISFKTDGSLDTTDIKGFGAVTDQGTETLTESSDSGEFTLSTSPVVPGSLGDVTYTVGTVTRTLYDDGKGNLIDKDTGDIRGSIDYSTGKIYISELANNGSTDSITVASYQTYDSTESTNALDPKQIETAAVSLNNGAAPMKLSFNILNLKQVASDFIFYAEQDGNSKGDLIALAVSEDGVIKATYSNGKVKDIARLAIATFKDKEMLVRKGEGLYLPNMQTFTPVIMPGGVISKVRSGMLEMSNVDIANEFINLITAQRSYQANARVITTDDQILQETMNIKR; this comes from the coding sequence ATGTTACAGTCATTTTATACGGCATTTACCGGTTTGACAGCGGATAAGACATGGCTTTCGGTTATTTCGGATAATATAGCAAATGTGAATACTATTGGTTATAAAGCGGAAAGGGCAGTATTTGAAGATTTATTGGCACGGAGTTTAACTACTTTTAAAAACGGTGCACCTGTGAACCAAGAGATAGGTGGTGGAACTTATGTGGCAGCCACTGTAAAAGATTTCAGTCAAGGAACTTTTATGAATACGAACAATCCTCTTGATTTAGCACTTGATGGGGAAGGTTTCTTTATGGTTAAAGATTCTGCAGGCGTTACCTATTATACTCGTAACGGAGAATTTAGGCTTGATGCTAATGGCGACCTTATAAATATGCAGGGAATGAAAGTTCAAGGCTGGATGTTAGATGAAAACGGAAACTTAGCAGGAGCTATAGGAAATATTAATGTTCCTATGGATATGAATCCTAAATCTACCACTTATGTTGCTTTTGATGAACCGAGTAATCTTGATTCCAGAGCAGCTTTTATTGTTGATAATCCTAATACTGCTGATGTTGATGAGTCTATATTTAATCCAGCGAACTCATTGACTTATAATTACGTGAATGCCGTAACTGTTTATGATTCTTTGGGTAATCCTCACGAGCTTGATTACTATTTCATCCATAAACAAGATACTTCTGGTAATGCTTACTGGTTGGTTTACGCAAGTTTAGATGGTAAACCTGTGGAGATTCCTAAGGATGGTAGTAATTATGCGTTTTTAAAGATTTCGTTTAAAACAGATGGTAGTTTAGATACTACTGATATTAAGGGCTTTGGAGCGGTAACTGACCAAGGAACAGAAACACTCACTGAAAGTAGCGATAGTGGAGAGTTTACACTGTCTACCTCACCAGTAGTTCCTGGAAGTCTTGGGGATGTTACTTATACTGTTGGTACTGTTACTCGTACCTTGTACGATGATGGAAAGGGTAATTTAATTGATAAGGATACCGGAGATATAAGGGGGAGTATTGATTATTCAACAGGGAAAATATACATCTCAGAATTGGCGAATAATGGGTCTACTGATAGTATTACAGTTGCTTCTTATCAGACTTATGATTCAACGGAAAGTACTAATGCTCTTGACCCAAAACAGATTGAAACGGCAGCTGTTAGCTTAAATAATGGTGCGGCACCAATGAAATTATCTTTTAACATTTTGAACTTAAAGCAGGTGGCGTCTGACTTCATTTTCTATGCGGAGCAGGATGGTAATAGCAAGGGAGATTTAATAGCGTTAGCGGTTAGCGAAGATGGGGTAATAAAGGCGACTTACTCTAACGGCAAGGTTAAGGATATAGCGAGATTGGCTATAGCCACGTTTAAAGATAAAGAGATGTTGGTTAGAAAGGGGGAAGGTTTGTATCTCCCGAATATGCAAACCTTTACACCTGTTATTATGCCTGGAGGAGTTATTTCTAAAGTTAGGAGTGGTATGCTTGAGATGTCAAACGTTGATATAGCAAATGAATTTATAAATCTTATTACAGCTCAGCGTTCTTATCAGGCAAATGCAAGGGTGATAACAACAGATGACCAGATTTTACAGGAAACAATGAACATCAAGAGATAG
- the flhB gene encoding flagellar biosynthesis protein FlhB, with protein sequence MAKDPSKTEKATPRRRQKAREEGQVLKSQDVPIAFSLVVISAFLYFYVPYAYKKLLQVFSYSFNFSVGENVHYLIYTLSFVFILLVAPVFIVLLFSGVAGNVVQFGFLVSFKPLVPKLDNVNPIKGLQRLFSLKTVFETFRNTLKLLVALAIGYLLAKHILAGFSSFGFLTLEQQALLMVKFSIIAFLVFGLLSVPIAAIDFFYRRWEYEENLKMSKEEVKEERKQYEGHPIIKSAIRKKQREIAFKRMMAKVPEADVVITNPTHYAVALKYERGKMNAPQVIAKGVDNVALKIREIAEEHGIPIEENPELARALYESCEVGDFIPEEFYRAVAKVLAKIYRRKKLL encoded by the coding sequence GTGGCTAAAGACCCTTCCAAAACCGAAAAGGCGACGCCGCGGCGGCGGCAGAAAGCGAGGGAAGAGGGACAGGTATTAAAGAGTCAAGACGTTCCTATAGCTTTTTCGCTGGTTGTTATATCGGCATTTCTCTATTTCTACGTTCCTTACGCCTATAAGAAACTTTTACAAGTATTTTCTTACTCTTTTAATTTTTCTGTAGGTGAGAACGTTCATTACCTGATTTATACCCTTTCCTTTGTGTTTATTCTGTTAGTTGCGCCTGTTTTTATCGTTCTTTTGTTTTCTGGAGTTGCCGGTAACGTTGTTCAGTTTGGTTTTCTGGTTAGCTTTAAGCCTTTAGTTCCTAAGCTTGATAACGTTAATCCTATAAAAGGTTTGCAGCGGCTTTTTTCTTTGAAAACGGTGTTTGAAACATTTAGGAATACCCTTAAGTTGTTGGTGGCGCTTGCTATCGGTTATCTGCTTGCAAAACATATACTTGCAGGGTTTTCATCTTTCGGTTTTCTTACTCTTGAGCAGCAGGCGCTATTAATGGTGAAGTTTTCCATTATCGCTTTTTTAGTTTTCGGTTTGCTTTCTGTTCCTATTGCAGCGATTGATTTCTTTTATAGAAGGTGGGAGTATGAAGAAAATCTGAAAATGTCTAAAGAAGAAGTTAAGGAAGAGAGGAAGCAGTATGAAGGACATCCGATAATTAAATCTGCCATCAGGAAGAAACAGAGGGAAATAGCTTTTAAGAGAATGATGGCTAAAGTTCCTGAAGCTGATGTTGTCATTACAAACCCGACTCATTACGCTGTTGCTTTGAAGTATGAAAGGGGTAAGATGAACGCTCCGCAGGTTATAGCTAAGGGAGTGGATAACGTGGCTTTAAAGATTAGGGAGATTGCAGAGGAGCATGGAATTCCGATTGAGGAAAACCCTGAATTAGCAAGGGCTTTGTATGAGAGTTGTGAGGTGGGGGATTTTATACCGGAAGAGTTCTACAGGGCTGTTGCTAAAGTCTTAGCAAAGATTTACAGGCGTAAGAAATTATTGTGA
- a CDS encoding flagellar basal body-associated FliL family protein yields MAEEEKNQEGQEQKGGGKKKLIFLLLLVVILGVAGGLAYKFLVLDKKKAAESQEKQAQKIIEEIKATENVGIMFDLGTFVVNLADRDIDRYLKVSIVLELKDQKVQQEAQKRLPEIKDAITTLLLTKKSSDIRTPEGIEFLKEEIAKRVNAILPLGGVKNVYFTDFIIQTG; encoded by the coding sequence ATGGCTGAAGAAGAAAAGAATCAGGAAGGGCAAGAGCAGAAAGGAGGAGGGAAGAAGAAGTTAATATTCCTACTCTTGCTTGTTGTAATTTTAGGAGTTGCTGGTGGTTTAGCTTATAAGTTCTTGGTACTTGATAAAAAGAAGGCTGCTGAATCGCAGGAAAAGCAGGCACAGAAAATCATAGAGGAGATTAAAGCTACAGAGAACGTTGGAATAATGTTTGATTTGGGAACGTTTGTTGTAAACCTTGCTGATAGGGATATAGATAGGTACTTGAAAGTTTCTATTGTTTTAGAGTTGAAAGACCAGAAAGTTCAGCAGGAGGCTCAAAAGAGACTACCAGAGATAAAGGATGCTATAACTACCTTGCTTCTTACGAAAAAATCCTCCGACATCAGAACCCCCGAAGGAATAGAGTTTTTAAAGGAAGAAATAGCTAAAAGAGTAAACGCTATTTTGCCTTTAGGTGGTGTTAAGAACGTTTACTTTACAGACTTTATTATCCAAACGGGATAG
- a CDS encoding FliI/YscN family ATPase: MKERLRSLPKYKVIGRVSGVKGNVVEATLPKVHIGDFCTIDSSIEAEVVGFKDGKTLLMAYSDTTGISLGSRIESKIAGLKIGVSKDLLGLILDPFGNPLNAEKFVPTDFVPLKAEPINPLKRDRIKEPLDLGVRAINGLLTIGKGQRVGIFSGAGVGKSTLLGMVSRYTDADVNVVALIGERGREVREFIEDNLKNGLEKSVVVVATSDMPPLAKVRAAFTACAIAEYFSDMGKNVLLLIDSLTRFAMAQREIGLAVGEPPTSKGYTPSVFTLMAKLVERAGNFLGGGSITGIYTVLVEGDDISMDPVADAAVGFLDGHIVLSRELANRRLYPAIDIVRSISRLTPQIVSEEILEFQSIVMDVESTYKENSDVITLGLYKRGTSPKIDLAIDAHEKIENFIRQKVDEKIDLYRSFEDLRGLVEYIKVQGERYGYRWD, encoded by the coding sequence TTGAAAGAGAGATTAAGAAGTCTTCCTAAGTATAAGGTAATAGGGCGCGTTTCTGGGGTTAAAGGTAACGTTGTTGAGGCAACGCTTCCGAAGGTGCATATTGGGGATTTTTGCACGATAGATTCTTCAATTGAAGCTGAAGTTGTAGGGTTTAAAGATGGAAAGACGTTGCTTATGGCTTATAGTGATACTACGGGAATAAGTCTTGGAAGTAGAATTGAATCCAAAATAGCTGGGTTGAAGATAGGGGTTTCCAAAGATTTGTTGGGTTTGATTCTTGACCCTTTTGGAAATCCTTTGAATGCAGAGAAATTTGTTCCTACCGATTTTGTTCCTTTGAAAGCGGAACCTATCAATCCTTTAAAAAGGGATAGGATAAAGGAACCTTTGGACTTGGGAGTAAGGGCTATTAATGGGCTTTTGACTATAGGGAAGGGGCAGAGGGTGGGGATTTTTTCAGGTGCAGGAGTTGGTAAAAGTACTCTTTTAGGGATGGTTTCAAGGTATACTGATGCTGATGTTAACGTTGTTGCTCTGATAGGTGAGAGAGGAAGGGAGGTAAGGGAGTTTATAGAGGATAATCTAAAAAATGGTTTGGAAAAATCTGTTGTAGTTGTAGCTACTTCTGATATGCCCCCTCTTGCTAAGGTAAGGGCTGCATTCACTGCCTGTGCTATAGCGGAGTATTTCTCTGATATGGGAAAAAATGTGTTGTTGCTTATAGATTCTTTAACAAGGTTTGCTATGGCACAGAGGGAAATTGGACTTGCTGTAGGAGAACCTCCAACTTCAAAAGGTTATACGCCTTCAGTTTTTACTCTGATGGCGAAATTGGTAGAGAGAGCAGGGAATTTTTTGGGCGGTGGAAGTATAACGGGTATTTATACTGTTTTAGTTGAGGGAGATGATATATCCATGGACCCAGTTGCTGATGCGGCGGTGGGCTTTTTGGATGGACATATTGTTCTTTCACGAGAGCTTGCCAATAGAAGGTTATATCCTGCAATAGATATAGTCAGAAGTATAAGCCGTTTGACTCCTCAAATTGTTTCTGAAGAAATACTGGAATTTCAATCAATAGTTATGGATGTTGAGAGTACGTACAAAGAGAATAGCGATGTTATTACTTTGGGCTTGTACAAAAGAGGTACTTCCCCCAAGATAGATTTGGCTATAGATGCTCACGAAAAGATTGAAAATTTTATAAGGCAAAAGGTTGACGAGAAGATTGATTTGTATAGAAGTTTTGAAGATTTGAGAGGTTTGGTAGAATATATAAAAGTTCAGGGAGAACGCTATGGCTATAGATGGGATTAA
- the fliF gene encoding flagellar basal-body MS-ring/collar protein FliF, which translates to MNLEEIKTKVEKFLREKATPKNIVIIISLLAILSFSTIVLVKKGEGDYAVLYTHLNPDDAGAILSVLQQEKIPYKVVGDGSIILVPKDKVYEVRLKLAAKGLPHGKVVGFEIFDEPKLGITQFQEHVEYLRALEGELERTIKQIDAVKNVRVNIALPKDSIFVREEQEPKASVLVQLWDGMDLTPEQVKAIVFLVSHAVPGLKPENVTVVDNRGRVLSDILQEEKDNLGTSKELEIKQKLEREIQRKVQSMLSQVLGGGRVVVRASVEVETGKVETQKEIYDPDKTAVVSQRKIQEKETGIEKKQQGVPGTSTNVPPVVNLNGGNQVTTKEKKDVTTNYDVSKTIEKSVTPVFKIKRITVAVLVDGKYQKEKDKNGNEIIKFVPRSPEEIKTYEDIVKSAIGYDPKRGDRVTVASVPFEARELFKSTETGKQIPWYYYLIAALGVMGLASVVLIKVLKGKKAPLEESEGGMGVPEAVLAEMKARAEHRAELEEIKIEQDPIYLKIVEIARDYPELISNIVSKWIKEEGLTK; encoded by the coding sequence TTCTTTCTTTTTCAACAATAGTTTTGGTGAAGAAAGGAGAGGGAGATTATGCTGTTCTTTATACGCATTTAAATCCTGACGATGCTGGTGCTATTCTTTCCGTTCTCCAGCAGGAAAAGATACCGTATAAGGTGGTTGGTGACGGTAGTATTATTTTAGTTCCCAAAGATAAAGTTTATGAAGTCAGATTAAAGTTGGCAGCTAAGGGTTTACCTCACGGTAAAGTTGTAGGTTTTGAGATATTTGATGAACCTAAGTTGGGTATTACGCAGTTTCAAGAACACGTTGAATACTTGCGGGCGTTGGAGGGGGAGCTTGAAAGGACCATAAAGCAGATTGATGCTGTTAAGAATGTTAGAGTGAATATAGCTCTTCCTAAGGATTCCATATTTGTTAGGGAAGAGCAAGAACCAAAAGCTTCAGTTTTGGTTCAGCTGTGGGATGGCATGGATTTAACGCCAGAACAGGTTAAGGCTATTGTTTTTTTGGTTTCTCATGCTGTTCCCGGTTTGAAACCTGAGAACGTAACGGTGGTTGACAATAGGGGAAGGGTCTTAAGCGATATTTTGCAGGAGGAAAAGGACAATTTAGGGACTTCAAAAGAGTTAGAAATTAAGCAGAAGCTTGAAAGGGAGATTCAAAGGAAAGTCCAGTCAATGCTCTCTCAGGTTTTAGGTGGGGGAAGGGTTGTTGTAAGAGCTTCTGTTGAAGTTGAGACTGGAAAGGTGGAAACGCAGAAGGAGATTTACGACCCGGATAAAACGGCTGTTGTAAGTCAGCGGAAGATACAGGAAAAAGAAACGGGAATAGAGAAGAAGCAGCAAGGAGTTCCAGGGACTTCAACGAACGTTCCTCCTGTTGTTAATTTGAATGGAGGGAACCAGGTAACTACTAAAGAAAAGAAGGATGTAACTACGAACTATGACGTTTCTAAAACGATTGAGAAGTCTGTAACTCCTGTGTTTAAGATAAAGAGGATTACTGTTGCTGTTTTGGTTGATGGTAAATATCAGAAAGAGAAAGATAAAAACGGCAACGAGATAATAAAGTTCGTTCCGCGCTCTCCGGAAGAGATAAAAACTTACGAGGATATAGTTAAGAGCGCTATCGGTTACGACCCTAAGAGAGGAGATAGAGTAACGGTAGCGAGCGTTCCGTTTGAAGCGAGGGAGCTGTTTAAATCTACAGAAACAGGGAAGCAGATACCTTGGTACTACTATTTAATAGCTGCTTTAGGAGTTATGGGACTTGCTTCTGTAGTTCTTATAAAAGTTCTAAAAGGTAAGAAAGCTCCGCTGGAAGAAAGTGAAGGTGGAATGGGAGTTCCAGAAGCTGTTTTGGCTGAAATGAAAGCGAGAGCTGAGCATAGAGCGGAGCTTGAAGAGATTAAGATAGAGCAGGACCCTATTTATTTGAAAATAGTGGAAATTGCGCGGGATTATCCGGAGCTCATATCTAATATAGTTAGTAAGTGGATAAAAGAGGAAGGTCTGACTAAATGA
- a CDS encoding MotE family protein, with the protein MKYSVIIIVLLCSIFTPYKTQAQEAQKAEIQREMQKLIKLRSELQKLIQKKEELLKQIKQERAKLKAEKEALEKELKEAEAERYKKLAQIFEKMDPELAGQKISKMTNPKEAALIIYNMKTRLAGQVMNYVDPEMANKIVQILTQIKIPSSNSTANSQ; encoded by the coding sequence ATGAAGTACTCGGTCATAATAATCGTTCTGCTCTGTAGCATCTTCACTCCATATAAAACTCAAGCACAGGAAGCCCAAAAAGCGGAAATACAGAGAGAAATGCAGAAACTAATTAAACTACGCTCCGAACTGCAAAAACTCATACAGAAAAAAGAAGAGTTACTAAAACAGATAAAACAGGAAAGAGCAAAACTGAAAGCTGAAAAGGAAGCGCTGGAGAAAGAACTCAAAGAGGCAGAAGCCGAAAGGTACAAAAAATTAGCACAAATATTTGAGAAGATGGACCCAGAATTAGCAGGTCAGAAAATTTCCAAAATGACCAACCCCAAAGAAGCAGCGTTAATAATTTACAACATGAAAACTCGCTTAGCTGGACAGGTAATGAACTACGTTGACCCGGAAATGGCAAACAAGATAGTTCAGATACTCACACAAATTAAGATACCTTCTTCAAACAGCACTGCAAACTCACAATAA
- the fliP gene encoding flagellar type III secretion system pore protein FliP (The bacterial flagellar biogenesis protein FliP forms a type III secretion system (T3SS)-type pore required for flagellar assembly.) → MAIATVNDIVSQFGQVDITLKILFLITILSLAPAILITVTSFTRIVIILSLLRHALGTPQTPPNQVIIALSLFLTVFTMAPTFEKINQVALQPYLKGQISDVEAVKRSVEPLKEFMLRNTRKEDLKLFLDIRGEKPKTPEDVSLVTLIPAFMVSEIKTALEVVFVIFLPFIVIDLLVASILMSMGMMMIPPMMLSLPFKLILFVVSGGWELLIKSIILSYR, encoded by the coding sequence ATGGCGATAGCGACAGTTAACGATATCGTTTCTCAGTTTGGACAGGTTGATATAACGCTGAAAATTCTTTTTCTTATAACCATTCTCTCTCTTGCACCTGCCATTTTGATAACCGTTACCTCTTTTACAAGGATAGTAATTATTCTTTCGCTTTTAAGGCACGCTTTGGGAACACCCCAAACACCTCCAAATCAGGTGATTATTGCTCTTTCTCTGTTCTTAACCGTTTTTACTATGGCTCCGACTTTTGAGAAAATCAATCAGGTTGCGTTGCAGCCTTATTTAAAGGGGCAGATTTCAGACGTTGAAGCGGTGAAGCGGTCTGTTGAACCTTTAAAGGAATTTATGTTACGAAACACCAGGAAGGAAGATTTAAAGCTGTTTTTGGATATAAGGGGAGAAAAACCTAAGACGCCTGAGGATGTCTCACTGGTTACTTTGATACCGGCGTTTATGGTGAGTGAGATTAAAACCGCTTTGGAAGTAGTTTTTGTAATATTCTTACCGTTTATAGTTATAGACTTGTTGGTTGCCAGTATTTTGATGTCTATGGGTATGATGATGATTCCGCCTATGATGCTTTCTCTACCGTTTAAATTGATTCTATTTGTTGTTTCTGGTGGCTGGGAACTGCTAATAAAATCTATTATTTTGAGTTACCGATGA
- a CDS encoding FliM/FliN family flagellar motor switch protein: MAENREKLNIERFKDVKLRVSFVISGKEMPFSKVMKLKEGDLIEFEDKKVEDYLDVLLNGQKFGIGELVVVNDKISLRLVDLV; this comes from the coding sequence ATGGCTGAAAACAGGGAAAAGTTAAATATTGAACGTTTTAAAGATGTGAAATTGAGAGTTTCTTTCGTCATAAGCGGTAAGGAGATGCCGTTTTCTAAGGTGATGAAATTGAAGGAGGGAGATTTAATAGAGTTTGAAGATAAAAAAGTTGAAGACTACTTGGACGTTTTACTTAACGGGCAAAAGTTTGGTATAGGAGAGCTTGTTGTAGTTAACGATAAAATAAGCTTGAGGCTCGTTGACCTTGTTTGA
- the fliQ gene encoding flagellar biosynthesis protein FliQ: MTVDQVITLGRNMLEVALLVGAPVLIITFVVGILVSIFQAATQIHEMTLTFIPKILAALIAVFIFGGWMFMKLMDFMRENFQFIVNNFR, from the coding sequence ATGACGGTAGACCAGGTGATAACTTTGGGAAGGAATATGCTTGAAGTGGCGCTGCTTGTAGGTGCGCCTGTTTTAATTATTACGTTCGTTGTTGGTATTCTGGTCAGTATTTTTCAGGCTGCAACGCAAATTCACGAAATGACGCTTACGTTTATTCCTAAGATACTTGCTGCACTAATTGCCGTTTTTATTTTCGGCGGATGGATGTTTATGAAACTGATGGACTTTATGAGGGAAAACTTTCAGTTTATCGTTAATAACTTCAGGTAG